GGAGGGCAAGATACTTACGCTCTTTCAAAATCTACACGAGGATTATAGTAAATACGAACTTGCATCGAAAGTTTCGCAATATGTCCTAAAAAGTTTTCCGGTAGGTGGAGGTGGGGAAATTTACGACGATTTATTTAATTTTCTCAAATTTCTCAACAACACTAAGCGCATAAGCCCTTACCTTTACTCATTCTTTGTAGTCAGAAATTTAAAGAAAGAGGGTTTATTACCCCAATTTGAGGTCTGCTACAGATGTAAGCAAAGAAAAGCAGACTATTTTCTGAGCGAATTGAAAATGCCTGTTTGCAAAAAATGTTTAACAAATGGTGAAAACGGAATCCCCATTGACGAAGGAACCAGAGCAGAAGTGAATTTTCTTTTATCCAGAAACTGGGCAGAATTAAACAGCTTTGAACTCAGAGAAGAGACAAAAAAACTCCTTCTATTAATTGGAGAAGAGGCGTGAGGAAATTAACAAACATCATAAAAATCATCGTTTCCA
Above is a genomic segment from bacterium containing:
- the recO gene encoding DNA repair protein RecO — its product is MLKKDKAIILRTDDFMETSLILSAITKENGILKLLAKGAKRLKSPLRMSFELFAESELIFYYRPDREFNIVKEGKILTLFQNLHEDYSKYELASKVSQYVLKSFPVGGGGEIYDDLFNFLKFLNNTKRISPYLYSFFVVRNLKKEGLLPQFEVCYRCKQRKADYFLSELKMPVCKKCLTNGENGIPIDEGTRAEVNFLLSRNWAELNSFELREETKKLLLLIGEEA